From a region of the Helianthus annuus cultivar XRQ/B chromosome 5, HanXRQr2.0-SUNRISE, whole genome shotgun sequence genome:
- the LOC110939533 gene encoding extensin-like, whose translation MPTSPPATNLRQPPPPSSAFTAINFDRCHPPSQTTATPTTTATLRQPPPLSSAATTPYRRPPSTPPATTDHRHPGHYRHLPPATTTILRGHLPQLSTTTTHRRRRHHHRPLSPPPATTDNRHPPPTTTTTHRRRHHQRCHLPLVTPQPMTETSGRVTERNRLFRRNP comes from the coding sequence ATGCCAACGTCACCACCTGCCACCAACCTCcgccaaccaccaccaccgtcctccGCCTTCACTGCCATCAACTTCGATCGCTGCCACCCGCCATCGCAAACCACCGCCACCCCGACCACTACCGCCACCCTCCGCCAACCACCACCACTATCCTCCGCTGCCACCACTCCCTACCGTCGACCACCATCGACACCACCCGccaccaccgaccaccgccacccCGGCCACTACCGCCACCTtccgccggccaccaccaccatcctccgcgGACACCTCCCGCAACtgtcgaccaccaccacccaccgtcgtcGTCGCCACCACCATCGACCACTATCGCCACCACCCGCAACAACTGACAACCGGCACcctccgccgaccaccaccaccacccaccgtcgtcGCCACCACCAGCGCTGCCACCTAccacttgtcacaccccaaccgatgacggaaacatcggggcgcgtcACTGAGCGGAACAGATTGttcaggagaaatccataa